In one Lycium barbarum isolate Lr01 chromosome 7, ASM1917538v2, whole genome shotgun sequence genomic region, the following are encoded:
- the LOC132602570 gene encoding protein SMALL AUXIN UP-REGULATED RNA 12-like, with protein sequence MSACSKIRHIVRLRQMLQRWRKKAATTARRRIPTNVPSGHMAVLVGLNYKRFVVRATYLNHPMFKKLLSQAEEEYGFTTNGPLAIPCDEYLFEELLRYLARFDSANYNNKSLFVHFEDFQRYCHMDVRSNLDFWSDSRPLLHSVSNKSIW encoded by the coding sequence ATGTCAGCCTGCAGCAAAATCCGCCACATTGTGAGGCTACGTCAAATGCTACAACGCTGGAGGAAGAAGGCTGCCACAACGGCCCGTCGCCGCATCCCCACCAACGTGCCATCGGGTCACATGGCGGTCCTGGTGGGCCTCAATTACAAGAGATTTGTAGTCCGTGCCACTTACTTGAATCATCCAATGTTCAAGAAATTGTTGTCACAAGCAGAAGAAGAGTACGGTTTTACTACCAATGGCCCTTTGGCTATTCCTTGTGACGAGTATTTGTTTGAAGAGTTGCTTCGTTACTTGGCTCGATTTGATTCCGCTAATTACAACAATAAGTCATTGTTCGTGCACTTTGAAGATTTTCAGAGATATTGTCATATGGATGTTCGAAGTAATCTTGATTTTTGGAGTGATTCCAGACCCCTTTTGCATAGTGTATCGAATAAGTCCATCTGGTAA